A genomic window from Candidatus Pelagisphaera phototrophica includes:
- a CDS encoding mandelate racemase/muconate lactonizing enzyme family protein has protein sequence MINQRRNFIKSSLLGAGALMLGQETLFGDIQSGIKITKISHYRDPEYLKPTFAQARDIVVVETNAGITGIGEGGSKEMIQNCAEMLIGEDPFRIEHLWQKVYRQYFYPSGRERLHAMGGLDMALWDIKGKYLKTPIYELLGGLTRNYLPCYSTGFPDQGSVEETARACIEAGFYAYRVGTVSDGRVFDSHKFLDQNYRFYEQVREGVGEKGQWCTDFHTRFDTAEAVTMARMIEPLKPLFVEDLIRSENPGVYRALRDRINVPIAVGEHFGDRWDINELIEENLIDHSRVTLPNVGGITEMKKIAALCETHYVGMIPHFTGPISTAALVHVLASSSGFVMAELTKDGPAEISYLNDDYLSFKNGKLYPNERSGLGIELKPEKIELVNVITKGSDYDHPVFERGDGSITNW, from the coding sequence ATGATCAATCAGCGCAGAAATTTCATCAAAAGCAGCTTGCTTGGAGCAGGGGCTCTCATGCTAGGCCAGGAAACGCTATTTGGAGATATTCAATCTGGTATTAAGATCACCAAGATCAGCCACTATCGGGATCCCGAATACCTGAAGCCGACGTTTGCCCAAGCAAGAGATATCGTGGTCGTCGAGACGAATGCGGGGATAACAGGGATTGGGGAAGGCGGCTCAAAGGAGATGATCCAGAATTGCGCCGAGATGCTAATCGGGGAGGACCCTTTCCGGATCGAGCATTTGTGGCAGAAGGTGTATCGGCAGTACTTCTATCCGTCGGGCAGGGAACGGCTTCATGCGATGGGAGGGCTGGACATGGCTTTGTGGGATATCAAGGGAAAGTACCTTAAAACTCCGATATACGAGTTGCTGGGCGGTCTTACTCGAAACTACCTACCCTGTTACTCGACCGGATTTCCAGATCAAGGCTCGGTCGAGGAAACCGCGCGGGCCTGTATCGAAGCAGGATTTTATGCCTATCGGGTAGGTACCGTTTCTGATGGAAGAGTATTCGATTCGCACAAGTTTCTCGACCAGAACTACCGTTTCTATGAGCAAGTAAGAGAAGGTGTCGGTGAGAAGGGTCAATGGTGTACCGATTTCCATACCCGTTTCGACACGGCAGAGGCGGTCACCATGGCTCGCATGATCGAGCCTTTGAAACCGCTGTTTGTAGAGGATTTGATTCGTTCCGAAAACCCAGGAGTCTACCGAGCGCTGAGAGATCGGATCAATGTTCCCATCGCGGTTGGCGAGCATTTTGGCGATCGATGGGACATAAACGAACTGATTGAGGAGAACCTGATCGACCACTCCCGAGTGACGCTGCCAAATGTGGGTGGCATTACGGAGATGAAGAAGATCGCGGCGCTTTGCGAAACGCATTATGTCGGAATGATTCCGCACTTTACGGGACCAATTTCTACAGCGGCCTTGGTGCATGTGCTGGCATCGTCTTCGGGCTTTGTCATGGCCGAGTTAACCAAAGACGGTCCTGCGGAAATCTCCTATCTCAATGACGACTATCTGTCCTTTAAGAACGGGAAGCTGTATCCAAATGAGAGGTCAGGATTAGGGATAGAGCTCAAACCTGAGAAGATCGAATTGGTAAATGTGATCACGAAGGGATCTGACTACGACCACCCTGTCTTTGAGAGAGGGGATGGCTCCATTACCAATTGGTGA
- a CDS encoding NIPSNAP family protein, translating to MNRLRSFVYFFLFATVVPLASIKAHDTRVYEMRTYYANEGKLDDLIARFRDHTTGLFAKHGIENVGYWVPKDNPDNKLIYIIAFPSRLDQESMWKSFQADPDWKAAAKASSKNGRLIEKIEAVFMQTTEYSMPVKKIQADPERLFELRTYICKDGMRRHLDARFRDHTIGLFEKHGIENIAYFHPMADQDGGTSTLIYIVAHESEGGREEAFENQRADEDWKSAAAASRERAGGGMVVEGGVTGELIVPTNFSAMK from the coding sequence ATGAATAGGTTACGCTCATTTGTATATTTCTTCCTCTTCGCAACCGTCGTCCCTTTGGCGTCCATCAAGGCCCATGACACGCGGGTTTACGAAATGCGAACCTACTACGCGAATGAGGGCAAACTGGACGACTTGATAGCTCGATTCCGAGATCATACCACTGGCTTGTTTGCCAAGCACGGCATTGAGAATGTGGGATATTGGGTTCCGAAGGATAATCCCGACAACAAGTTGATTTACATCATAGCCTTCCCGAGCAGGCTGGATCAGGAGTCGATGTGGAAATCCTTCCAAGCGGACCCCGATTGGAAAGCGGCGGCTAAGGCATCTTCTAAAAATGGAAGGCTCATAGAAAAGATAGAGGCTGTTTTTATGCAGACAACGGAATATTCGATGCCGGTAAAAAAAATCCAGGCCGATCCGGAGCGTCTTTTTGAACTCCGAACTTACATCTGCAAAGATGGCATGCGACGTCATCTTGATGCACGTTTTAGAGATCATACGATAGGCCTTTTTGAAAAGCATGGAATTGAGAATATAGCCTATTTCCACCCGATGGCCGACCAAGATGGCGGAACGAGCACGTTAATATATATCGTAGCCCACGAAAGTGAGGGAGGGCGTGAAGAGGCCTTCGAGAATCAGCGGGCAGATGAAGACTGGAAGTCGGCTGCAGCCGCTTCAAGGGAACGAGCTGGTGGCGGAATGGTGGTAGAAGGGGGCGTGACAGGCGAATTGATTGTTCCGACCAATTTTTCCGCAATGAAATGA